From one Luteipulveratus mongoliensis genomic stretch:
- a CDS encoding lysophospholipid acyltransferase, which produces MRVVPESAAITGALDRVHARGVLQHAGLIGESLTPLASDSREVAELLVDPAYDDTMSALAAKLGQDETRVREEAAQYLREMSATHSDRASESFRKFGQWMMRAHDVFVDDDSISRLRSLDRQSSLLFLFSHRSYLDGAMVPEVLASRGISPAFTFAGANLNFFPMGSVVSRSGGIFIRRDTHDLPVYRGALRAYIGQLVRNRANLAWSIEGGRTRTGKLRPPVFGIMRYVVDAVDALDQASDGTGAEAHGDALVVPVSIVYDQLHEVARMTTEARGGNKRPEDLRWLVQFARDQRQRLGRAYLDFGEPFSLRDRLGELSAGEAPHLVERIALDTCHRINRATPVTATAIVSLAMLGVDRALSLGEVMETIEPLVGYLDSREWPVAGAANLTDRSTVRRALQELVASDVLTCYEGGTETVWRIGRDTHLIAAFYRNTAIHVLVERAIGELALLAAAEKGTDPGPTVREEALRLRELLKFDFFFSSRGEFGDELEAELRRFDSHADAKVEVDPGDLRQLLQRSSPHVAHLVLRPFLDAYHVVADRLVTWEDQGFDEKRFLDECLRVGRQWALQRRVASDESISLELFRTALRLAAHRDLLESDSPHLTKRREDFLVEIREAARRAGVVAEMARTHR; this is translated from the coding sequence ATGCGAGTCGTACCCGAGTCCGCTGCGATCACTGGTGCCCTGGACCGTGTCCATGCGCGCGGCGTGCTGCAGCACGCCGGCCTGATCGGAGAGAGTCTGACGCCGCTCGCCTCGGACTCCCGTGAGGTCGCCGAGCTGCTCGTCGATCCGGCGTACGACGACACGATGTCCGCCCTCGCGGCCAAGCTCGGGCAGGACGAGACTCGCGTCCGCGAAGAGGCCGCCCAGTACCTCCGCGAGATGTCCGCGACGCACAGCGACCGGGCCAGCGAGAGCTTCCGCAAGTTCGGCCAGTGGATGATGCGTGCGCACGACGTCTTCGTGGACGACGACTCGATCAGCCGGCTGCGCTCGTTGGACCGCCAGTCGTCGCTGCTGTTCTTGTTCTCCCACCGCTCCTACCTCGACGGCGCGATGGTGCCCGAGGTCCTGGCATCGCGCGGCATCTCACCGGCGTTCACGTTCGCGGGCGCCAACCTCAACTTCTTCCCGATGGGCTCGGTGGTCAGCCGCTCCGGGGGCATCTTCATCCGCCGCGACACGCATGACCTGCCGGTCTACCGCGGCGCGCTGCGGGCGTACATCGGTCAGCTCGTCCGCAACCGCGCCAACCTGGCCTGGTCGATCGAGGGCGGCCGCACCCGGACCGGCAAGCTGCGACCACCGGTCTTCGGGATCATGCGCTACGTCGTGGACGCCGTGGACGCCCTCGACCAGGCCAGCGACGGGACCGGCGCGGAGGCGCACGGTGACGCGCTCGTCGTACCCGTCTCGATCGTCTACGACCAGCTGCACGAGGTCGCCCGGATGACGACCGAGGCCCGCGGCGGCAATAAGCGTCCCGAGGACCTGCGCTGGCTCGTCCAGTTCGCCCGCGATCAGCGGCAGCGACTCGGCCGCGCCTACCTCGACTTCGGTGAGCCGTTCTCGCTGCGCGACCGGCTGGGTGAGCTGAGCGCCGGCGAGGCGCCCCACCTGGTCGAACGCATCGCCCTCGACACCTGCCACCGCATCAACCGCGCGACGCCGGTGACCGCGACCGCCATCGTCAGTCTGGCCATGCTCGGCGTCGATCGGGCGCTCAGCCTGGGCGAGGTCATGGAGACCATCGAGCCGCTCGTCGGATACCTCGACAGCCGTGAGTGGCCGGTCGCCGGGGCGGCCAATCTCACCGATCGGTCGACCGTACGTCGGGCGCTCCAGGAGCTCGTCGCCTCCGACGTGCTCACGTGTTACGAGGGCGGCACCGAGACGGTGTGGCGCATCGGCCGGGACACCCACCTGATCGCCGCGTTCTATCGCAACACCGCGATCCACGTGCTGGTCGAGCGCGCCATCGGCGAACTCGCGCTGCTGGCAGCGGCCGAGAAGGGCACCGATCCCGGCCCGACCGTGCGCGAGGAAGCGCTGCGGCTGCGCGAGCTGCTGAAGTTCGACTTCTTCTTCTCCAGCCGTGGTGAGTTCGGGGACGAGCTCGAGGCCGAGCTGCGCCGCTTCGACTCCCACGCCGACGCCAAGGTCGAGGTCGATCCCGGAGACCTGCGCCAGCTGCTGCAGCGCTCGAGCCCGCACGTCGCACACCTGGTCCTGCGTCCCTTCCTGGACGCCTACCACGTCGTGGCCGACCGCCTCGTCACGTGGGAGGACCAGGGATTCGATGAAAAGAGATTCCTCGACGAGTGCTTACGAGTGGGTCGCCAGTGGGCGCTCCAGCGGCGAGTAGCGAGCGACGAGTCGATCTCGCTCGAGCTGTTCCGCACCGCGCTGCGGCTCGCGGCGCACCGCGACCTGCTCGAGTCCGACTCACCTCATCTGACCAAGCGGCGCGAGGACTTCCTCGTCGAGATCCGCGAAGCCGCACGACGTGCAGGAGTCGTTGCCGAGATGGCCCGGACCCACCGATGA
- a CDS encoding HAD-IB family hydrolase, whose protein sequence is MSTPEDVVEAVLAGPKGADIGAFFDLDGTIVAGYTATAFWNDRVRNREVGLGEMATTIVAAIDGALLGGDPTKMGDVSVESLRGHSEDELVEFGERLFVQKTAATIRTQSRDLIRAHLRMGHTVVVASAATRFQIGPIAHDLGITNILCTEVEVEDGIFTGQLAGPMLWGEPKARAVRKFARDNGIDLPASYAYANGDEDIAFLSSVGQPHALNPQRGLREAATQQKWTILEMREPKRAGLRALASTTAAMAGAGTGLGVGAALGILHGDKRFGVNTGLSLAADTALAVSGVRLNVIGEPNLWNARPAIFIANHQSSLDVLVVGSLLRRDYTMVGKKEARYDPRALLGGLLIDPVYIDRSNPETAIDALSQLRDRVQSGTSIVVFPEGTRAATPELGPFKKGAFHMAMQAGVPIVPIVLRNTGELMWRRSKLVNPGVVDVCVLDPIPTDGWTPEDITDVTEQVRQQFVDTLEEWPEEA, encoded by the coding sequence ATGAGCACACCCGAAGACGTCGTCGAGGCGGTTCTGGCCGGCCCCAAGGGTGCCGATATCGGTGCCTTCTTTGACCTGGACGGCACCATCGTCGCGGGCTACACGGCGACCGCGTTCTGGAACGACCGGGTGCGCAACCGAGAGGTCGGCCTCGGCGAGATGGCGACCACGATCGTCGCGGCGATCGACGGCGCGCTCCTCGGCGGGGATCCCACCAAGATGGGCGACGTCAGCGTGGAGAGCCTGCGCGGCCACAGCGAGGACGAGCTCGTCGAGTTCGGTGAGCGGCTGTTCGTCCAGAAGACCGCGGCGACCATCAGGACGCAGTCTCGTGACCTCATCCGGGCGCACCTGCGGATGGGCCACACGGTCGTCGTCGCGTCGGCCGCGACACGCTTCCAGATCGGGCCGATCGCGCACGACCTCGGCATCACCAACATCCTGTGCACCGAGGTCGAGGTCGAGGACGGCATCTTCACCGGACAGCTCGCCGGCCCGATGCTGTGGGGCGAGCCCAAGGCCCGGGCTGTCCGAAAGTTCGCGCGTGACAATGGTATTGACCTGCCGGCGAGCTACGCCTACGCCAACGGCGACGAGGACATCGCCTTCCTCTCCTCCGTCGGCCAACCGCATGCCCTCAACCCGCAGCGCGGACTGCGTGAGGCCGCCACCCAGCAGAAGTGGACGATCCTGGAGATGCGCGAGCCGAAGCGCGCAGGTCTCCGTGCCCTGGCCAGTACGACGGCCGCCATGGCCGGCGCCGGCACCGGACTCGGCGTGGGCGCAGCCCTCGGAATCCTCCACGGGGACAAGCGATTCGGCGTCAACACCGGGCTCTCGCTCGCCGCCGATACAGCGCTGGCCGTGAGTGGCGTACGGCTGAATGTCATCGGTGAGCCCAACCTGTGGAACGCCCGGCCGGCCATCTTCATCGCCAATCACCAGAGCTCGTTGGACGTGCTCGTCGTCGGCTCACTGCTGCGTCGCGACTACACCATGGTCGGCAAGAAGGAAGCGCGTTACGACCCGCGCGCCCTCCTCGGAGGTCTGCTGATCGACCCGGTGTACATCGACCGGTCCAACCCCGAGACAGCGATCGACGCCCTCAGCCAGCTGCGCGACCGTGTCCAGTCGGGCACCTCGATCGTGGTGTTCCCCGAGGGCACCCGCGCGGCGACGCCCGAGCTCGGCCCCTTCAAGAAGGGCGCCTTCCACATGGCCATGCAGGCGGGCGTACCGATCGTCCCGATCGTGCTGCGCAACACGGGTGAGCTCATGTGGCGACGCTCCAAGCTGGTCAATCCGGGCGTGGTCGACGTGTGCGTCCTCGACCCGATCCCCACTGACGGCTGGACACCTGAGGACATCACCGACGTCACCGAGCAGGTGCGCCAGCAGTTCGTCGACACCCTCGAAGAGTGGCCTGAGGAGGCGTGA
- a CDS encoding NAD(P)H-dependent glycerol-3-phosphate dehydrogenase produces MASRNPRVTVLGGGSWGTTIGSLAARNTETVLWARNEETVTDINERSRNSRYLQDIPVTKTLRATTDLEEAVAEADVLVLGVPSQHSRGVLEQVTKHVRPWVPVVSLVKGLEQGSSKRMTAIVEEVMPGHPAGVLAGPNIAREVLQGYAAAATIAMPEHRQAEMLQELFRTNLFRVYTTTDVTGVEYAGSLKNVYAIAVGVGDGLEAGDNTRAMVITRALREMTRLGVSLGGDAMTFNGLAGMGDLIATCTSPFSRNRTVGVGLAQGKSLDQIAAEMNQVAEGVKTVATVMKLAAEQGIDLPIAREMDAVLNHGQPVKETYRGLLRQAPGHEVHGDEW; encoded by the coding sequence ATGGCAAGCAGAAACCCGCGCGTGACCGTGCTCGGAGGCGGCTCCTGGGGCACCACGATCGGCTCTCTCGCCGCGCGCAACACCGAGACGGTGCTCTGGGCGCGCAACGAGGAGACCGTCACCGACATCAACGAGCGCAGCCGCAATTCCCGCTATCTGCAGGACATTCCGGTCACCAAGACATTGCGTGCAACCACCGACCTGGAGGAAGCGGTGGCCGAGGCGGACGTGCTCGTGCTCGGAGTGCCCTCGCAGCACAGCCGCGGTGTCCTCGAGCAGGTGACCAAGCACGTACGTCCCTGGGTTCCGGTCGTCAGTCTGGTCAAGGGTCTCGAGCAGGGATCCAGCAAACGGATGACCGCCATCGTCGAGGAGGTCATGCCGGGCCATCCGGCCGGCGTACTCGCAGGACCCAACATCGCGCGCGAGGTCCTGCAGGGATACGCGGCCGCCGCGACGATTGCGATGCCCGAGCACCGGCAGGCCGAGATGCTCCAGGAACTGTTCCGTACCAACCTCTTTCGCGTCTACACGACCACGGACGTCACGGGCGTCGAGTACGCCGGGTCGCTCAAGAACGTCTACGCCATCGCGGTCGGAGTCGGTGACGGACTGGAGGCCGGCGACAACACCCGCGCCATGGTCATCACCCGCGCGCTGCGCGAGATGACCCGCCTCGGGGTGAGCCTCGGTGGCGACGCGATGACGTTCAACGGACTGGCCGGGATGGGCGACCTGATCGCCACCTGCACGAGCCCGTTCAGTCGCAACCGGACGGTGGGCGTCGGTCTGGCACAAGGCAAGTCGCTCGATCAGATCGCGGCCGAGATGAACCAGGTCGCCGAAGGCGTCAAGACCGTCGCGACCGTCATGAAGCTCGCCGCCGAGCAGGGCATCGACCTGCCGATCGCCCGCGAGATGGACGCGGTCCTCAACCACGGCCAGCCCGTCAAGGAGACCTATCGGGGACTGCTCCGCCAGGCTCCTGGTCACGAGGTTCACGGAGACGAATGGTGA
- a CDS encoding wax ester/triacylglycerol synthase domain-containing protein, protein MSTPFSNNEEAWAGASAWGAADRMNEIEALMWRAERHPRLSSTITSVLLYDVVPDWDRFYAAHEWAAQLLPRCRQRVLEPAVPVGTPAWVIDDDFDLSNHVRREHLAGPGSMSQLLDLAASIAIEPFDRTKPLWQGTLVEGFDGGRAAYILKLHHSLTDGIGGIQLMSLVQSRTREHTEDKPAGEPPHEASADANRLAAAEVSEQARRLPGLMRRSVGLGVRAALRPQGALADATRFGASLRRTLSPPPAAPSPLLRDREGTSWKFGVLECEVAALRAAGKAARGSMNDAYIAALLGGLRRYHEHHGQPIDGLPMVMPVSLRKADDPMGGNKFAGAYFAAPIGIADPAERIATIRGLVLSLRIEPALDTLSLAAPVLNRAPSALGGLLFERIGSAADLSASNIPGVPYPTYMAGAKVERFFPFGPLPGVAIMAAMVSHNGTCCIGLNLDGDAVKDPDILVDCLRQGLDEVLALAG, encoded by the coding sequence GTGAGCACCCCTTTCTCCAACAACGAAGAAGCCTGGGCCGGCGCGTCCGCGTGGGGCGCCGCCGACCGGATGAACGAGATCGAGGCGCTCATGTGGCGCGCCGAACGTCACCCGCGGCTGTCCTCGACGATCACCTCGGTGCTGCTGTACGACGTCGTCCCCGACTGGGACCGCTTCTACGCCGCGCATGAGTGGGCGGCGCAGCTGCTGCCGCGCTGTCGCCAACGAGTGCTCGAACCCGCCGTACCCGTGGGCACGCCCGCCTGGGTGATCGACGACGACTTCGACCTCAGCAACCACGTCCGGCGCGAACACCTCGCCGGCCCGGGCTCCATGAGCCAGCTGCTCGACCTGGCCGCGTCCATCGCCATCGAGCCGTTCGACCGGACCAAACCCTTGTGGCAGGGCACGCTCGTCGAGGGTTTCGACGGCGGCCGGGCGGCCTACATCCTCAAGCTGCACCACTCGTTGACCGACGGCATCGGCGGCATCCAGCTGATGTCTCTCGTGCAGAGCCGCACCCGCGAGCACACCGAGGACAAGCCCGCCGGTGAGCCGCCCCACGAGGCCAGTGCGGACGCCAACCGCCTCGCCGCGGCCGAGGTCAGCGAGCAGGCCCGTCGACTGCCCGGTCTCATGCGCCGATCCGTCGGCCTCGGCGTACGCGCCGCCCTCCGCCCACAGGGCGCGCTCGCCGACGCCACCCGCTTCGGTGCTTCACTGCGTCGTACGCTCTCGCCGCCGCCCGCAGCGCCCTCGCCTCTGCTGCGCGACCGCGAAGGCACGTCTTGGAAGTTCGGCGTCCTGGAGTGCGAGGTTGCTGCCCTCCGCGCGGCCGGCAAGGCGGCCCGCGGCTCGATGAACGACGCCTACATCGCGGCGCTCCTCGGTGGGCTACGGCGCTATCACGAGCACCACGGTCAACCGATCGACGGTCTGCCGATGGTGATGCCGGTCAGCCTGCGCAAGGCGGATGACCCGATGGGTGGCAACAAGTTCGCCGGCGCCTACTTCGCTGCACCGATCGGGATCGCCGACCCGGCCGAGCGCATCGCCACGATCCGCGGCCTCGTGCTGTCGCTGCGGATCGAGCCCGCTCTCGACACGCTGTCGCTGGCCGCGCCGGTGCTCAACCGCGCCCCGTCAGCGCTCGGCGGTCTGCTGTTCGAACGCATCGGCAGCGCGGCAGACCTCTCGGCGTCCAACATCCCCGGAGTGCCCTATCCGACCTACATGGCGGGCGCCAAGGTCGAGCGGTTCTTCCCGTTCGGACCGCTCCCCGGGGTCGCGATCATGGCGGCGATGGTGTCGCACAACGGCACCTGCTGCATCGGCCTCAACCTCGACGGCGACGCGGTCAAGGACCCGGACATCCTGGTCGACTGCCTCCGACAAGGACTCGACGAAGTCCTTGCCCTCGCTGGTTGA
- a CDS encoding amidase, whose product MTDERLAWLSATEMSQGYAARDFSPTEVHDAVQSVIARREPTLNAFWQHDAVASKAAAGESAQRWADGAARGPLDGVPVTLKENIARRGVPMPAGNAGVTPVEPTQNAPITDRLEEAGAIILGSTVMPDWGMLSSGVSSRHGITRSPLNPAWTTGGSSSGAGAAAAGGYGPLHVGTDIGGSIRLPGTWLGLATLKPSDGRVPLDNPYLGRAAGPLTRTIDDAAALMRVISQPDPRDWASLPPLESDWQTTGFDPCRARVAVLADAGCGIPTDTQVRQAIDNAADAFREAGATVVRLDPWMTPELLADLDLFWRARSYVDFAALDESARSRVLPFIQRWVTSAKDTPGTRLMECYGSINRIRERTVAATQPFDVVLSPVAPMAAFPAEWPMPWGETDEGMAHIGFTAPYNMSGQPAATVNAGFTDDGRPIGLQLSGRRFDDVGALAAASWYEQHRPAGATVDWRSYDS is encoded by the coding sequence GTGACTGACGAACGACTCGCCTGGCTGTCCGCAACCGAGATGTCGCAGGGGTACGCCGCTCGCGACTTCTCCCCGACCGAGGTGCACGACGCGGTCCAGTCGGTCATCGCTCGTCGCGAACCCACCCTCAACGCCTTCTGGCAGCACGACGCCGTGGCCTCGAAGGCGGCCGCAGGCGAGTCCGCGCAGCGCTGGGCGGACGGTGCCGCCCGCGGGCCGCTCGACGGAGTGCCGGTCACGCTGAAGGAGAACATCGCGCGCCGCGGCGTCCCCATGCCCGCCGGCAATGCCGGTGTAACGCCGGTCGAGCCCACCCAGAACGCGCCCATCACCGACCGCCTCGAAGAGGCAGGCGCCATCATCCTGGGCTCCACCGTGATGCCCGACTGGGGCATGCTCTCCTCCGGTGTCTCCAGCCGGCACGGCATCACCCGCAGCCCGCTCAACCCGGCCTGGACGACCGGCGGTTCGAGCTCGGGGGCCGGCGCTGCCGCGGCCGGTGGCTACGGCCCACTGCACGTGGGCACCGACATCGGCGGCTCGATCCGCTTGCCTGGCACCTGGCTCGGCCTCGCCACCCTCAAGCCGAGCGACGGTCGCGTACCCCTCGACAACCCCTACCTCGGGCGTGCAGCGGGCCCTCTCACCCGCACGATCGACGATGCAGCCGCCCTCATGCGCGTCATCTCGCAGCCCGACCCGCGCGACTGGGCCAGCCTTCCGCCCCTCGAATCAGACTGGCAGACAACAGGTTTCGACCCGTGCCGCGCGCGTGTGGCCGTCCTCGCCGACGCCGGCTGCGGCATCCCGACCGACACCCAGGTGCGGCAAGCCATCGACAACGCCGCCGACGCGTTCAGGGAGGCCGGTGCGACCGTCGTACGGCTCGATCCGTGGATGACGCCCGAGCTGCTGGCCGACCTAGACCTGTTCTGGCGAGCGCGGTCGTACGTCGACTTCGCGGCTCTCGACGAGAGCGCGAGGTCCCGAGTCCTCCCGTTCATCCAACGCTGGGTCACCTCCGCGAAGGACACGCCGGGCACCCGACTGATGGAGTGCTACGGCTCGATCAACCGCATCCGCGAGCGCACGGTCGCCGCGACGCAGCCGTTCGACGTCGTGCTCTCGCCGGTCGCGCCGATGGCGGCGTTCCCCGCAGAGTGGCCGATGCCATGGGGCGAGACCGACGAGGGCATGGCCCACATCGGGTTCACCGCGCCCTACAACATGTCGGGTCAGCCGGCCGCGACCGTCAACGCCGGCTTCACCGACGACGGGCGACCCATCGGCCTACAGCTGAGCGGGCGCCGGTTCGACGACGTCGGCGCCCTGGCCGCCGCCAGCTGGTACGAGCAGCACCGCCCCGCAGGTGCAACGGTCGACTGGCGTTCGTACGACAGCTGA